ACATATCGAGTTCATCGATAAATTTCGTTTCGACCTGACGATGTGCCAGCCACAGGCTTAAACCTACGGGCGCGAGGATGGAAAGAAACAGTACCCCTGTCACCAGGCTTATCAGATGTCGTGTTGTCACAGTGATATCCTTATTAACACAGCGTAGGGAAAGTATATCCGAAAGCCGAAAAAGCTATTCGATTGGCATCATATATTTACGGCCACTTATCATCCCGTTTAACTCTCTAGTGCGTAAATCAGGTTGTGATTTGTACAAGAGTGGTGTATTTTGTTGGTTATGTTATAACGTAACAAATTGAGGTTGCCATGAAACCGGATATTCATCCTTTTTACCGTACTGTGGTGTTTCACGATACCAGCGCCAACGAATACTTTAAGGTTGGTTCGACCATCAAAACTGAACGTGAGATTGAGTTTGAGGGGAAAACATACCCGTATGTGACTCTGGATATCTCTTCCAAATCGCATCCGTACTATACCGGGAAACAAAAAACCTTTGATAACGAAGGCAGTGCAGCACGTTTCCAGAAACGTTTTGGCCATTTTATTGGCGCTAAGCGAGGTTAAGATGCAGGTACTCAATTCACTTCGCAGCGCAAAGCAACGCCATCCTGACTGCCAGATAGTGAAACGCAAAGGGCGTTTGTACGTTATCTGCAAAACAAATCCGCGCTTTAAAGCAGTACAGGGTCGTAAAAAAAGACGTTAGTTTCTTTGCCAGCATTTCAGGGACTAAAGTGCGTTGCCTCTACAGGAACGCACTTTTTTTATCTGTACTGAGACCGCCGTTACTGGCTGGTCTGGGGGCGGGTTAGGGTAAAAACATCGTAAAACGAGAGTTCGCCCTTACGCGATATCATCTTTTGCAGCTGTGCTTTATGTTCACTATCGACAGAAGGTGAATGCAGGATGGTATCGATGAGTGAAGGGGGAACAAAGCGCGTATTGTACCACTCGCCGTTATAGCAGACCCTGAAATCCAGTACGTCAATATCTTCAAAGCGGTATCGTGGCGCAACGTCGAAAAAGAAAAACGCATTGAGTATGACGAACAGAACCACCAACAGCCATACTGAATCGACTAACGTTTCTGACTGTAGCATCACCGCCAGCGTGGCAAACCACGCAACATACATGCCGATGAACAGGCCGGGATGTTTGCGAATAAAGCTGATGCTAAAGCGCGGTTTGTTGTCGCGCTTTTCGCGAATATTTAAATCGTCGATTGTTTCGGTAAGCAGGCGCTGTATTTCTGTCATCTCTTGCCTTCGTGGTATCTGCAAAATTCAGGTGCGATCGCCCTATTTTAAAAGGGGATACCTTTTGAAGAAAGTAACAGATTAACCACAATTTAGCATAACAGTTACATTTCTGATCGCAGCGTTTTGATGATCCTCGCGGGATTTCCTCCAACCACGCAGTTTGCCGGTACGCTTTTAGTGACTACCGCGCCTGAGGCTACAACCACGTTATCACCTAAAGTGACGCCAGGGTTTATCACTGCGCGCCCACCTATCCAGACGTTGTGGCCAATAGTCACGGGTTTACCAAGCTCCATGCCACTGTTTCGCTCAGTGGCATCCAGCGGATGGGTCGCGGTATAGATATGAACGCCCGGCGCTAACATGCAGTTGTCGCCAATATGGATCGGGCAGACGTCGAGCATAACACAGTCGAAGTTGGCGTAAAATTCTTTACCGAGAAAGATGTTATAGCCGTAATCACAACGAAATGAGGGTTCAATATAAGCCCCTTCGCCCTGGCCCAAAAGTTCATGCAGGATAGTTTGACGCTCGTTTTTTTCATCGGGAGCGGTGTGATTGTAGCGATGGGTCAACTGACGAGCGCGTAGCCGATCGTTGCGCAATGTTTCATCTGCCGGGCGATAAAGTTCACCGGCGATCATTTTTTGCTTTTCATTACTCATTACGAATTCCCTGTGTACTGGTGGTCATTTCAGCACAGTAAAACGCAATGCCATCAAGGGGAACGTTCCCGTTGTTTCGCTGTGATCACAGTCACGTGATTTGAATTAAATAACTATTGTAAATACGAAAATGGTCAGCCAGACAAATGTATCGCTATACCTGACTTAACCCGTGAGCAATTAGCGAATGAATTTCCAAACAGAAGTTGGAATCTTGTCGTAGAGCTTATTCATAGTCAATTCAGCAAGGCGGTGATCTGCTGCTGAGTAAAATACAGCCAGTTCGTTGTCGGACAATTCATATTTATTTTTTTCAATAACGCGCTCAAGTGTGTCAATTGTCTGACAACGTCGCAGGCGCATCAAATAATCAGTTTTAGTTAATGGTTTATCGGACATAACTCTTACCTATGATTGTAATAATTTTTAACAAGACAAACTAACAGGATTAGCCCTGGTGGCATTGACAAAACAGCGAAACAGACGATTACCTGACTTCCGCCATTTCTGCAGATCCTGCGTATTAATACCATAACTGCTGAACAACATAAAAGTGTCATCCAGGTATTCATCTATCTGCGCAATCAGCTTATTGTCCTCATTGTACTTAATTTTATAATTAAGTGCGAAGGTTGCAATATGCTCTATCAGTTCATTGAGCTGCAAGCTGGTGGCAGAGGTAGGGTCATTAACCCAGCCATGGTTACTTTGTTCAAGGTTTGCAAGACAGTCATGATACAGGGTTTCGCAGAGAAATTTAAGCTGCGCGATATCATGTCTTTTGGGTGAGTATTCATCCATAACGCATCCCCTTCTTAGTGGCTTAAACTAACCGAACACCTTTCGGGATGGATACAACAAACTACCTGGAACTTGCCCGCGACTCCTGATGATTTAACTATAATCTACTCTAAAAAAGATTTCATCGTCATATCACGAAAAATTACAATTATGCAAAATTATGATGCCAGGTCATTTTTACACTTTAACAGATACATGTGGCTATTCGGAATGGGACAACTTCTTTATTCTTCGGGCAATCATCGGGTTATCTTGATTAGGTTTAGCAACGAACGGCAACAACCGACAATGCCAATCAGAGGCTAGGAATAATCTTAATATTTATTAAGCTAAATAAGAACACTCAATGTTTTTTTAAGAATAGCCTTTAAGCCTACAAGGATTATATCGCTTATTTGCCCCAGAGAAAATAAACGAAATCGCAATAAGTGGTTTTTATGATTTTTGCTGAAAAAAAGGCCGCTTGCGCGGCCTTAACTTTAGAGTGCTATCAATGATGGTCTACTGAGTGACTATGCTCAATATCTTCATTTTTGCGGCTAAAGCGGCGGCGTACCACCACAAAGAACACCGGAACAAAGAAGATAGCCAATACGGTTGCCGTCACCATCCCGCCCATTACG
The Citrobacter arsenatis DNA segment above includes these coding regions:
- a CDS encoding type B 50S ribosomal protein L31 codes for the protein MKPDIHPFYRTVVFHDTSANEYFKVGSTIKTEREIEFEGKTYPYVTLDISSKSHPYYTGKQKTFDNEGSAARFQKRFGHFIGAKRG
- the ykgO gene encoding type B 50S ribosomal protein L36 translates to MQVLNSLRSAKQRHPDCQIVKRKGRLYVICKTNPRFKAVQGRKKRR
- a CDS encoding YlaC family protein, which codes for MTEIQRLLTETIDDLNIREKRDNKPRFSISFIRKHPGLFIGMYVAWFATLAVMLQSETLVDSVWLLVVLFVILNAFFFFDVAPRYRFEDIDVLDFRVCYNGEWYNTRFVPPSLIDTILHSPSVDSEHKAQLQKMISRKGELSFYDVFTLTRPQTSQ
- the maa gene encoding maltose O-acetyltransferase, whose translation is MSNEKQKMIAGELYRPADETLRNDRLRARQLTHRYNHTAPDEKNERQTILHELLGQGEGAYIEPSFRCDYGYNIFLGKEFYANFDCVMLDVCPIHIGDNCMLAPGVHIYTATHPLDATERNSGMELGKPVTIGHNVWIGGRAVINPGVTLGDNVVVASGAVVTKSVPANCVVGGNPARIIKTLRSEM
- a CDS encoding HHA domain-containing protein, which encodes MSDKPLTKTDYLMRLRRCQTIDTLERVIEKNKYELSDNELAVFYSAADHRLAELTMNKLYDKIPTSVWKFIR
- the tomB gene encoding Hha toxicity modulator TomB, encoding MDEYSPKRHDIAQLKFLCETLYHDCLANLEQSNHGWVNDPTSATSLQLNELIEHIATFALNYKIKYNEDNKLIAQIDEYLDDTFMLFSSYGINTQDLQKWRKSGNRLFRCFVNATRANPVSLSC